A genomic region of Chryseobacterium sp. KACC 21268 contains the following coding sequences:
- a CDS encoding sigma-70 family RNA polymerase sigma factor, producing the protein MKTQTDSQLILKYQNGDENSLSLLINRHKKDLFSFIYYKLMDEDLANDIFQDTFIKIIVTLKEGRYKEENKFILWAKRIAHNLIIDHFRLQSKHIKISETSYENEEFSIFDIIKEPESNIEDRLIDKQINDDLLKMLVMLPENQQEVIKLRFFDGLSFKEIADHTDTSINTTLGRVRYALINLRKIMDEHKIILTK; encoded by the coding sequence ATGAAAACGCAAACTGATAGCCAATTGATTCTAAAATATCAGAATGGTGACGAAAACTCACTTTCTCTTCTGATTAACAGGCACAAGAAAGATCTTTTCAGCTTCATCTATTACAAACTGATGGACGAAGATTTGGCCAATGACATCTTCCAGGATACCTTTATCAAGATTATTGTGACGCTAAAAGAAGGCCGTTACAAGGAGGAAAACAAATTCATTCTCTGGGCAAAACGGATCGCACACAATTTGATCATCGATCATTTCCGCCTGCAATCCAAACACATCAAGATCTCCGAAACATCTTATGAAAACGAAGAGTTTTCCATCTTTGATATCATCAAAGAACCGGAAAGCAATATCGAAGACCGATTGATAGATAAGCAAATAAATGACGATCTTTTGAAAATGCTCGTAATGCTTCCTGAGAACCAGCAAGAGGTGATCAAGCTTAGGTTTTTTGATGGATTAAGCTTCAAAGAGATTGCAGATCATACAGATACAAGTATCAATACTACACTTGGAAGAGTGAGATATGCGCTGATCAACCTTAGAAAGATTATGGACGAGCATAAAATAATTTTGACAAAATAA
- a CDS encoding ElyC/SanA/YdcF family protein gives MKIFKKILVTGLIFFGLSVLFVLFANYTIDYEAEDNVTSDIGNLPKEKVGLLLGTSKILANGKPNPYFVNRIKATAELYHAGRIQNIIASGDNSRKNYNEPEDMKNALIKLGVPADKIYEDFAGFRTLDSVIRAKEIFGQESFIVISQRFHNERAIYLAHKNGISAYGYNAKDVDKEAGFKTNVREKFARVKVFWDFFFGVEPKFGGEKILIK, from the coding sequence ATGAAAATTTTCAAAAAAATATTAGTTACAGGACTGATTTTCTTCGGATTATCAGTTCTTTTTGTTTTGTTCGCGAACTACACGATTGATTATGAGGCAGAAGATAATGTAACTTCTGACATCGGAAATCTTCCGAAAGAGAAAGTTGGACTTCTCTTGGGAACGAGCAAAATCTTGGCGAATGGAAAGCCGAATCCATATTTCGTCAATCGGATAAAAGCTACGGCAGAACTTTACCACGCAGGCAGAATTCAAAATATCATTGCGAGCGGAGACAACTCCAGAAAAAATTACAACGAACCGGAAGATATGAAGAATGCGCTCATTAAGTTAGGCGTTCCAGCTGATAAAATCTATGAAGATTTCGCTGGTTTCAGGACTTTGGATTCTGTGATTCGGGCTAAGGAAATTTTTGGACAGGAATCTTTTATCGTGATTTCTCAGCGTTTTCACAACGAGCGCGCCATTTATCTCGCACACAAAAACGGCATCTCAGCTTATGGCTACAATGCGAAAGATGTGGACAAAGAAGCAGGTTTCAAAACCAATGTGAGGGAAAAATTTGCAAGAGTGAAGGTGTTTTGGGATTTCTTTTTTGGCGTGGAACCGAAGTTTGGAGGAGAGAAGATTTTGATTAAATAA
- the trpS gene encoding tryptophan--tRNA ligase, with amino-acid sequence MSRILTGIQATGTPHLGNLLGAIIPAVELSKQANNESFLFIANLHSLTQIKDAKELKQNTYEIAAAWLACGLDTEKTYFYRQSDIPETCELSWHLSCFFPYQRLTLAHSFKDKADRLQDVNAGLFTYPILMAADILLYDAEIVPVGKDQLQHLEIARDVASRFNNQMGEVLVLPQAELQQDTKYVPGTDGHKMSKSRGNIINIFLPEKELKKQVMSIETDSTPLEDPKDPETDKVFAVYALVATPEQTEELRAKYLAGNYGYGHAKKELLDLILTRFAKERETFDYYMNNLSELESKLQEGAQKTRKIALETITRVRESLGI; translated from the coding sequence ATGTCTAGAATCCTAACCGGAATACAAGCCACCGGAACACCACATTTGGGAAATCTTTTGGGAGCCATCATTCCCGCAGTAGAATTGTCCAAACAAGCAAACAACGAATCTTTTTTGTTCATCGCCAATCTTCATTCTTTGACTCAAATTAAAGATGCAAAAGAATTGAAACAAAACACCTACGAGATTGCCGCAGCTTGGCTTGCCTGCGGACTAGACACAGAAAAAACTTATTTCTACAGACAAAGTGACATTCCAGAAACCTGCGAACTCTCGTGGCATTTGTCGTGCTTTTTTCCTTATCAAAGATTGACATTAGCACATTCTTTCAAAGATAAAGCGGACAGATTGCAAGATGTAAACGCTGGACTTTTCACCTACCCGATTTTAATGGCTGCTGATATTTTGTTGTACGATGCGGAAATTGTTCCGGTTGGGAAAGATCAACTTCAACATTTGGAGATTGCGAGAGATGTGGCTTCGAGGTTTAACAATCAAATGGGTGAAGTTTTGGTTTTGCCTCAAGCAGAATTACAGCAAGACACGAAATACGTTCCTGGAACCGACGGACACAAAATGTCAAAATCGAGAGGAAATATCATTAATATTTTCCTCCCAGAGAAAGAACTAAAAAAACAGGTAATGTCTATTGAGACTGATTCTACGCCTTTGGAAGATCCAAAAGATCCTGAAACTGATAAAGTTTTCGCCGTCTACGCTTTGGTTGCAACACCTGAACAGACTGAAGAATTAAGAGCTAAATATTTGGCTGGAAATTATGGCTATGGTCACGCAAAAAAGGAATTGTTGGATTTGATTTTAACAAGATTTGCTAAGGAAAGAGAGACTTTCGATTATTATATGAACAACCTTTCAGAGCTCGAATCTAAACTTCAGGAAGGCGCTCAGAAAACAAGAAAAATAGCTTTGGAAACGATTACCAGAGTGCGAGAAAGTTTGGGAATTTAA
- a CDS encoding lipoprotein signal peptidase codes for MKKIIAITFLILLIDQFSKIYVKTHFYLGESINVFGLDWFKLTFVENPGMAYGLHFGGLWGKYALIILRIALAIGMVVLFKKWLREGASNYLIIPMAMIFAGAIGNVFDGIFYGVIFDSGTFYDVASERWIDYGGVSKLTAFGDGYSDLMKGCVVDMLHFPLVDTTWPDWVPIFGGNRIEFFKYIFNVADSSITVGALFLYIFRKKAFPNGLDF; via the coding sequence ATGAAGAAAATAATTGCAATTACGTTTCTAATCTTATTAATTGACCAGTTTTCCAAAATCTACGTCAAAACGCATTTCTACCTCGGCGAGAGCATCAACGTTTTTGGATTGGATTGGTTCAAACTGACTTTTGTTGAAAATCCTGGAATGGCTTATGGACTGCATTTCGGAGGACTTTGGGGCAAATACGCTTTGATTATTCTAAGAATTGCTTTGGCCATCGGAATGGTTGTACTTTTCAAAAAATGGCTGAGAGAAGGCGCTTCCAATTACCTCATCATTCCAATGGCAATGATATTTGCCGGCGCAATCGGGAATGTTTTCGATGGGATTTTCTACGGTGTGATTTTCGACAGCGGAACGTTCTACGACGTGGCTTCCGAAAGATGGATTGATTATGGAGGTGTTTCCAAACTCACCGCATTCGGAGACGGCTATTCTGATTTGATGAAAGGTTGCGTGGTCGATATGTTGCATTTTCCTTTGGTAGATACGACTTGGCCAGATTGGGTTCCGATTTTCGGGGGCAACAGAATTGAGTTTTTCAAATACATTTTCAACGTTGCAGACAGCTCGATTACGGTTGGCGCATTGTTCTTATACATTTTCAGAAAGAAAGCCTTCCCAAATGGTTTGGATTTTTAA
- a CDS encoding YjjG family noncanonical pyrimidine nucleotidase, which translates to MKNVRHIFFDLDNTLWDHRKNAYLTIKELFSQKKISELYNIDFELFHDAYHDINEKLWEQIRDGEIDKEYLRKYRFYNTFLRFEVDDQDLADYFEHHFLDEILKYNELVPGAADLLDYLESKEYKMHIISNGFQEVTERKCILSGIADYFETITSADSVGVRKPRPEIFQHSLDLARAEKSESVLIGDDWIADVKGAQRFGIDVIFFDVYDDNPQEVDLKVIKHLSEVKEYL; encoded by the coding sequence ATGAAAAACGTAAGGCACATTTTTTTTGATCTCGACAACACACTTTGGGATCACCGCAAAAACGCATATTTGACCATCAAGGAATTATTCTCCCAAAAGAAGATCTCCGAACTTTATAACATCGATTTTGAGTTGTTTCACGATGCTTATCACGACATCAATGAGAAACTTTGGGAACAAATCCGCGATGGTGAAATTGATAAAGAATATCTGAGAAAATATAGATTTTACAACACCTTCTTAAGGTTCGAAGTAGATGATCAGGATCTTGCAGATTATTTTGAACATCATTTCCTGGATGAGATTCTGAAATATAATGAGTTGGTTCCCGGCGCAGCAGATCTGCTGGATTATTTAGAATCCAAAGAATACAAAATGCACATCATCTCCAATGGTTTCCAGGAAGTGACCGAGAGAAAATGTATTCTTTCCGGAATTGCTGACTATTTTGAAACCATTACAAGTGCAGATTCTGTTGGCGTACGAAAACCCAGACCGGAAATTTTCCAACATTCTCTAGATCTTGCCAGAGCTGAAAAATCAGAAAGTGTTTTGATTGGTGACGATTGGATAGCAGACGTAAAAGGTGCGCAAAGATTCGGGATTGATGTAATTTTCTTTGATGTTTACGATGATAATCCCCAAGAAGTGGATTTGAAAGTCATCAAACATTTGTCAGAAGTCAAAGAATATTTATAA
- a CDS encoding SIMPL domain-containing protein — protein sequence MKTIIHFLLFFPLAFFGQNMNMVDNNPYIEVIGSAEKEIAPNIITLRIVLQETNDKNKITIDEQERTLKEKLKAGGFDLKNLVIRNANASLLKLSRKTNDVINRKEYLAKVGNSVEAYKIFKILDEINVKEASIFETNHTDIQTFRKEVKQLALKVAKEKATDLLKSIDEQIDKPLIIREIDENESIQIKNTYSNVAVGYYQEETSANDYLDIKPIKLKYQMFARFKIK from the coding sequence ATGAAAACAATTATTCACTTCTTACTGTTTTTTCCTCTGGCTTTTTTCGGGCAAAATATGAATATGGTTGACAACAATCCTTACATTGAAGTGATTGGTAGCGCAGAAAAAGAAATTGCACCAAACATAATTACTCTAAGAATCGTACTGCAAGAAACAAACGACAAAAATAAAATTACGATTGACGAACAGGAAAGAACCTTAAAGGAAAAACTTAAGGCAGGCGGATTCGATTTAAAAAACCTCGTCATAAGAAATGCCAATGCAAGTTTGCTGAAACTGAGCAGAAAAACTAATGATGTCATCAACAGAAAAGAATATCTAGCTAAAGTTGGAAATTCTGTAGAAGCTTATAAGATTTTCAAAATATTAGATGAAATCAATGTGAAGGAAGCAAGTATTTTTGAAACAAATCATACTGACATTCAAACGTTCAGAAAAGAAGTAAAACAGTTGGCCTTAAAAGTTGCAAAAGAAAAAGCAACCGATTTGCTAAAATCAATCGATGAGCAAATCGACAAACCATTAATCATACGCGAAATTGACGAGAACGAAAGCATTCAAATTAAAAATACATATTCTAATGTAGCTGTTGGATATTATCAAGAGGAAACATCTGCGAATGATTATTTGGACATCAAACCTATCAAATTGAAATATCAGATGTTTGCAAGATTCAAAATTAAATAA
- the metK gene encoding methionine adenosyltransferase produces MSYLFTSESVSEGHPDKVADQISDALIDHFLAYDKNSKVACETLVTTGQVVLAGEVKSEAYLDVQQIARNVINKIGYTKSEYMFNGDSCGVISAIHEQSPDINQGVDRTLDETDFETRANAQGAGDQGMMFGYATNETENYMPLALDLAHQILKELADLRRDGSAIPYLRPDAKSQVTIEYSDDHKPVRIDSIVVSTQHDDFGSEEAMLAKIKRDIIEILIPKIKAKQKPEIQQLFNGDIKYHINPTGKFVIGGPHGDTGLTGRKIIVDTYGGKGAHGGGAFSGKDPSKVDRSAAYATRHIAKNLVAAGVADEVLVQVSYAIGVAEPCGLYINTYGTSKLDINDGELAKKVQQLFDLRPYAVEKNLKLRNPIYIETAAYGHMGKEYYVADKTFNKGLKNEITLKDLEFFTWEKLDRVDDIKKEFGL; encoded by the coding sequence ATGTCTTATTTATTTACGTCCGAATCAGTTTCTGAAGGACATCCTGATAAAGTAGCCGATCAGATCTCTGATGCGCTTATCGACCATTTTTTAGCTTACGACAAAAACTCAAAAGTAGCTTGCGAAACGCTTGTGACAACAGGTCAGGTGGTTTTGGCAGGTGAGGTGAAGTCAGAAGCTTATCTTGATGTTCAGCAAATTGCAAGAAATGTGATCAACAAAATTGGTTACACAAAAAGCGAATATATGTTCAATGGTGATTCTTGTGGGGTGATCTCTGCGATCCACGAGCAATCTCCGGATATCAACCAAGGTGTCGACAGAACTTTGGATGAAACCGATTTCGAGACCAGAGCAAATGCTCAAGGTGCTGGAGATCAGGGAATGATGTTCGGTTATGCGACCAATGAAACTGAGAATTATATGCCTTTGGCTTTGGATCTTGCTCATCAAATTCTTAAAGAATTAGCGGATCTAAGAAGAGATGGTTCCGCGATTCCTTACCTTCGTCCCGATGCAAAATCTCAGGTAACAATTGAATATTCTGATGACCACAAACCAGTGAGAATCGACAGCATCGTCGTTTCTACGCAGCACGACGATTTCGGAAGCGAAGAAGCGATGTTGGCGAAGATCAAAAGAGATATTATTGAGATCTTGATCCCTAAGATCAAAGCTAAGCAAAAACCTGAGATCCAGCAGTTGTTTAACGGCGACATCAAATATCACATCAACCCGACTGGAAAATTTGTGATAGGTGGTCCTCACGGCGATACGGGTTTGACGGGAAGAAAGATCATCGTGGATACTTACGGTGGGAAAGGTGCTCACGGAGGTGGTGCATTCTCTGGAAAAGATCCAAGTAAAGTGGACAGAAGTGCAGCTTACGCAACGAGACACATTGCAAAAAACTTAGTAGCAGCTGGTGTTGCAGATGAGGTTTTGGTGCAGGTTTCTTATGCAATTGGTGTGGCAGAACCTTGTGGGCTTTACATCAATACTTACGGAACTTCAAAACTGGATATCAACGATGGCGAATTGGCGAAAAAAGTTCAGCAATTGTTTGACCTTAGACCTTACGCCGTTGAGAAAAACCTTAAGCTTAGAAATCCGATCTATATCGAGACTGCAGCCTACGGACATATGGGGAAAGAATACTATGTAGCTGATAAAACTTTCAACAAAGGCCTTAAAAACGAAATCACTTTGAAAGACCTGGAATTTTTCACTTGGGAAAAACTGGATCGAGTAGATGATATCAAAAAAGAATTCGGACTTTAA